One genomic segment of Ricinus communis isolate WT05 ecotype wild-type chromosome 3, ASM1957865v1, whole genome shotgun sequence includes these proteins:
- the LOC8275633 gene encoding protein EARLY FLOWERING 3, which translates to MQEKMKRGKDDEKMMGPMFPRLHVNDTDKGGPRAPPRNKMALYEQLSIPSQRFNNHGALLHNPSKATNLVPAASSSQGSGYERNLHLPLHVPPSTHSHLDEKLHSRQPDGGNSNAASAQIEQRKKKGDEDDFRVPVFLHSGMGQSLGKTQSGIDMENSTSFGQNYLGHSTRLRDAGDKDQKNNISRGPNLRQDARNQSKENLEACVSSRGHSVRSFTSSPSKELMIVRPEDASPSQQNLDDPVASSSSLCENDVCLQQEASAALLQQNDSGHDEGVPELTRELEKGNGPQPMSDSHSTEDLNSPNEPEIDSEHHGDRSYMSVQFGNGDKSDDVSEISMLDSVSALDVSPDDVVGIIGQKHFWKARRAIVSQQRLFAVQVFELHRLIKVQRLIAGSPHLLLEESTYLGKPSMKVSPAKKPPSENVVTPPVHVSKRKYDPEKLNHNMEYSAENAVGKFSSVKNGSQPSNCGPYTGNPKPVPVAADSKMAPWCFQHSLGHQWLVPVMSPSEGLVYKPYAAPGFMGSVCGGCRPFGPSPVTGNFMDPTYGVPASHHPHQGTMPMPGVPALGHGYFPPYGMPIMSSTMPGSAVEQMNYYGQAGQLSGGGANIVVQHPSLQLQKSGSIPRVNKPRASKDTELRGSTASSPSERVQGAGNAQAAETRDPLPLFPTAPIALEGATQPQLTNQPRGVIKVVPHNRRSATESAARIFQSIQEERKQNDTI; encoded by the exons atgcaAGAGAAAATGAAGAGAGGGAAGGATGATGAAAAGATGATGGGGCCTATGTTCCCTAGGCTTCATGTGAATGATACAGATAAAGGAGGGCCAAGAGCTCCACCGAGGAATAAGATGGCCCTTTACGAGCAGCTTAGTATTCCTTCTCAGAGGTTTAATAATCATGGCGCTTTGCTTCATAATCCAAGTAAAGCTACCAACTTGGTTCCTGCAGCATCCTCCAGCCAG GGGAGTGGCTATGAGCGCAATTTGCACCTCCCGCTTCATGTTCCTCCTTCTACACACTCTCATCTGGATGAGAAGCTCCATTCTCGCCAACCTGATGGAGGAAACTCAAATGCTGCATCAGCTCAAATTGAgcagaggaaaaagaaaggagatgAAGATGATTTCAGAGTACCTGTATTTCTTCACTCTGGGATGGGACAATCTCTTGGTAAAACTCAGAGTGGCATTGATATGGAAAATTCCACCAGTTTTGGCCAGAATTATTTGGGTCACTCAACAAGATTACGGGATGCTGGTGACAAggatcaaaaaaataatatctctAGAGGTCCCAACTTGAGACAGGATGCAAGAAACCAGAGTAAGGAGAACCTAGAGGCGTGTGTCTCAAGTAGGGGTCATTCAGTAAGATCTTTTACAAGTTCACCAAGTAAGGAACTGATGATAGTAAGGCCTGAGGATGCATCCCCAAGTCAACAAAATTTAGATGACCCTGTTGCTAGTTCTAGTAGTTTGTGTGAAAATGATGTCTGTTTGCAACAAGAGGCTTCTGCTGCTCTGTTACAGCAAAATGACAGTGGCCATGATGAAGGTGTTCCTGAGTTGACAAGGGAATTAGAGAAAGGAAATGGTCCCCAGCCAATGAGTGACTCTCATTCGACAGAGGATCTTAATAGTCCCAACGAGCCTGAAATTGATAGTGAACACCATGGAGACAGGAGTTATATGTCAGTACAATTTGGAAATGGAGATAAAAGTGATGATGTATCTGAGATATCAATGCTGGATTCTGTATCAGCACTAGATGTTTCTCCTGATGATGTTGTAGGAATAATTGGTCAAAAGCATTTCTGGAAAGCAAGAAGGGCAATTGTCAG TCAACAGAGACTGTTTGCAGTGCAAGTGTTTGAGTTGCATAGATTGATAAAG GTTCAACGACTTATTGCTGGATCTCCACATCTTTTACTTGAAGAAAGTACTTATTTGGGAAAACCTTCTATGAAGGTCTCACCTGCAAAGAAACCTCCATCGGAAAATGTTGTGACACCACCAGTGCATGTTAGTAAGCGCAAATATGATCCTGAGAAACTAAATCACAACATGGAATATTCTGCCGAGAATGCAGTTGGGAAGTTTTCTTCTGTCAAAAATGGCAGTCAGCCTTCTAATTGCGGGCCTTATACAGGGAACCCAAAACCAGTTCCTGTGGCTGCTGATAGCAAAATGGCCCCTTGGTGTTTCCAGCATTCACTCGGGCATCAGTGGTTAGTTCCTGTGATGTCTCCGTCAGAAGGACTTGTATACAAGCCATACGCCGCACCAGGATTTATGGGATCAGTCTGTGGAGGATGCAGGCCTTTTGGTCCAAGTCCTGTGACTGGTAATTTTATGGATCCGACCTATGGGGTTCCAGCTTCTCATCATCCCCATCAAGGAACCATGCCCATGCCAGGTGTTCCTGCGCTTGGTCATGGTTACTTTCCTCCATATGGCATGCCGATCATGAGCTCAACCATGCCAGGTTCAGCAGTGGAACAAATGAATTACTATGGTCAAGCTGGTCAGTTATCGGGAGGAGGAGCAAACATTGTTGTGCAACATCCAAGCTTACAACTGCAGAAGAGTGGATCCATTCCACGAGTTAACAAGCCTCGGGCTTCTAAAGACACTGAGCTACGGGGAAGTACAGCAAGCAGTCCCAGTGAGAGAGTGCAAGGAGCTGGGAATGCTCAAGCTGCTGAAACAAGAGATCCACTTCCACTGTTCCCAACGGCTCCTATTGCTTTGGAAGGAGCCACTCAGCCTCAACTTACCAACCAGCCAAGAGGAGTGATCAAAGTTGTGCCTCACAACCGTAGATCTGCTACTGAGTCAGCAGCTCGGATTTTCCAATCTATCCaagaagagagaaaacaaaatgatactatttag
- the LOC8275634 gene encoding egalitarian protein homolog: MAASSSSHQTHIPLPSDSGGNKPLDHEAQLSLVPIHVVTDASQLPAEFLNPTPDKQLIIGFDCEGVDLCRHGTLCIMQIAFPDAIFLVDATQGGEMLLKACKPALESSYITKVIHDCKRDSEALYFQFGIKLHNVFDTQIAYSLIEEQEGRTKLPDDYISFVGLLADPRYCGISYLEKEEVRLLLRQDSNFWTYRPLSELMIRAAADDVRFLLYIYHKMIKKLNQRSLWYLAVRSALYCRCFCTNDNNYADWPSIPPIPGNLVGDGNAPEEEILSVLGVPPGKMGRVIGRRGASILSIKESCNAEIFIGGSKGPPDKVFIIGPVKQVRKAEAILRGKMLEIY; this comes from the exons ATggctgcttcttcttcttctcatcAGACACACATTCCTCTCCCTTCAGACTCCG GTGGCAATAAACCCTTAGATCATGAAGCTCAATTATCACTGGTTCCCATCCATGTTGTTACTGATGCTTCCCAACTGCCGGCTGAATTCCTTAACCCTACTCCTGATAAGCAATTGATTATAGGTTTTGATTGCGAGGGTGTTGACCTTTGTCGCCATGGAACTCTTTGTATTATGCAG ATTGCATTTCCAGATGCTATATTTTTGGTTGATGCTACCCAGGGTGGAGAAATGCTTCTGAAAGCTTGTAAGCCTGCTTTGGAATCTAGTTACATCACAAAAGTTATTCATGATTGCAAGCGAGACAGTGAG gcattatactttcaatttgGCATCAAATTGCACAACGTTTTTGATACTCAG ATTGCCTATTCTCTGATAGAGGAGCAAGAAGGACGGACTAAATTGCCAGATGACTATATATCTTTTGTTGGCCTTCTTGCAGATCCACGCTATTGTG GCATATCATATTTGGAGAAGGAAGAGGTTCGTCTTCTCCTTCGACAG GATTCTAATTTCTGGACATACAGACCACTATCTGAATTGATGATTCGGGCAGCTGCAGATGATGTTCGCTTTCTTCTTTACATCTATCATAAGATGATAAAGAAACTAAATCAGAGATCACTCTGGTATCTAGCAGTTCGCAGTGCATTGTATTGTCGATGTTTCTGCACCAATGACAATAATTATGCTGATTGGCCATCTATCCCACCTATTCCAG GTAACCTTGTAGGAGATGGAAATGCTCCTGAGGAGGAAATCCTCTCAGTTCTTGGTGTTCCTCCTGGAAAGATGGGACGTGTTATTGGCAGACGAGGAGCCTCTATTTTGTCAATAAAGGAATCTTGCAA TGCGGAAATTTTTATTGGAGGTTCCAAGGGTCCACCTGACAAG GTATTCATAATTGGACCAGTGAAGCAGGTGAGGAAAGCAGAGGCCATCCTCAGGGGGAAGATGCTGGAAATATATTAG